The region CCTTCATGAAGAACACGGCGATTGATCTTGGGTTGATGTACATACTGCTGGTTTATTTTGTGGTTGTCGGGACCAGCAATGCGGTGAATCTTACCGATGGTCTGGACGGTTTGGCGATTTTGCCTACGGTAATGGTGGCGGGTGCGCTGGGGATTTTTGCCTATGTTACCGGTCACATTAAATTTGCTGAATATCTTGGAATTCCTCATATCAACGGTGTTGGCGAGGTAGCCATTTTTTGCTCGGCCATCGTCGGCGCGGGGCTTGGTTTCCTTTGGTTCAATACCTATCCTGCCCAGGTGTTCATGGGTGATGTTGGTGCGCTTGCTTTAGGCGGGGCGCTGGGCATCATTGCAGTGACTGTGCGTCAGGAATTGATCTTGTTTGTAATGGGTGGCGTGTTTGTGATGGAGACAGTCTCCGTGATCATGCAGGTTGTGTCATTCAAATTAACCGGCAAGCGCATCTTTCGTATGGCGCCCATACATCATCACTTCGAATTAAAAGGCTGGCCGGAGCCGCGAGTTATTGTTCGGTTCTGGATTATTACGGTCATTTTGGTATTGATTGGATTGGCATCATTGAAGATCCGTTGATGGGGAGAGGCTATGGGACTGACGGCATTGAGCGAGACGCGAGTCATGGCGAGTGAGGCGGTGAAAACTGTGATCATCGGCCTGGGAAAAACAGGCCTGTCTTGTGCGCGTTATTTAACCGCGCAGGGTTACGATATCACGGTGGTCGATAGCCGCAAGGAACCCCCTGGTTTGGAAGTCCTGAAAACTGAATTGCCGCATATCCCAGTGATTCTCGGTAGCTTCGAGCCGGCCGTTTTGGCAAAGGCGGAGTTATTGGTGATCAGCCCCGGTGTCCCGCTTAATCAGCCGGCGATTGCCGAGGCCGTCGCGCGCGGTGTGCCGGTGGTGGGTGATATCGAATTATTTGCTCAGACGGCCACTGCCCCTGTGGTGGCGATTACCGGATCGAATGGGAAGAGCACGGTCACAACACTTGTATATGAAATGGCGCGTCAGGCGGGGCGTAATGTCCGCGCTGGCGGCAATCTTGGTACTCCGGCTTTGGATTTGTTGCAGGATCATGAACCTGATTTATATGTGCTGGAGCTATCAAGCTTCCAGCTTGAAACCACCCATAGCTTGAATGCTGTTGCAGCAACGGTCTTGAATATCAGCCAGGATCATCTGGATCGTTATCAAGATATGGATGAATATATCGCTGCCAAATATCGCATCTTTCAGGGCGGTGGCGTAGTCATTATTAATCTAGATGACCCTGTGGTAAATCAATGGCAACTCCCGGGGCGGAACTGTTTGCGTTTTGGTTTGAAAGAGCCTGAGTTGGGCAGCGATTTTGGGTTGCGCCAATATCAGGGGGAGTCGTGGCTGGCGCAGGGCAATGAGCTATTGATGCCGCAGAAAGAATTGCGTATCGCCGGGATGCATAACGTGGCAAATGCGTTGGCTGCATTGGCCTTGGGCGCGGCGATTGGTCTGCCGTGTGCGGCGATGATTGAAACACTGCGTGTTTTTAAAGGGTTGCCGCATCGTTGCCAGTGGGTAGCCGAGCAGGAGGGTGTTACCTGGTACAACGATTCAAAAGCCACCAATGTCGGTGCAGCTGTCGCGGCGATTAACGGCATGCCGGGCAAAGTGGTGTTGGTGGCCGGTGGTTTAGGTAAAGGCCAGGATTTCCGCCCCCTGCAACCCGTGGCGGCAGATAAATGTCGGGCCGTTATTTTGATAGGTAAAGATGCGCCGCAGTTGAAAGCGGCGCTAGGTGATGTAGTGCCGGTGTTTTTCGCAGCGAATCTGGGCGAAGTAGTGGCCAAAGCGCGAACCCTGGCGCAGCCGGGCGATGCCGTGTTGTTATCGCCAGCCTGCGCCAGCTTTGACATGTTTAGTGGTTATGAAGATCGTGGCGAACAGTTTGCAGCGGCCGTACTGAGGACGTTGATGTGACTGTGATGAGCATTACCCAAAAGCTGGCGGCGATGAACTGGGGTTCCAGAACGGAAACCTCGCGTCTTGGATTCGATCCGTGGCTGGTGGGCACTATTGTTTTGTTGCTGGCCTTGGGGTTGGTGATGGTGAGTTCTGCATCATTGCATTTATCGGAGCGCCAGTTTGGGGATCCCTGGCATTACACCATCAGACAACTGGCGTTTATTGGAATGGGTGTTGGCGTGATGCTGATAATCGGCCGCATGCCATTTGCCTTCTGGGAACGGATCGCCCCCGCGCTCTTGATTGCGGGTATCGTGATGTTAGCGTTGGTCTTGCTACCTGTTCTGGGACGGGAAGTTAACGGCGCTAAGCGCTGGCTGAATCTGATTCTTTTTAAGCTGCAAGTGTCAGAGCTGGTGAAGTTGTTTGTGATTATTTATCTGGCGGGATATCTGGTGCGGCGTGGGGATGAGCTGCGTGCCTCGGTAAAAGGTTTTGTGAAGCCGCTGGCCTTGCTTGGCGTTATCAGTGTCTTGTTGTTGTTGGAGCCGGACTTCGGCGCGACGACGGTCATTATGCTGACGGCGCTGAGCATGATTTTTCTCGCGGGTGTCCGGCTCTGGCAATACGGTGTGTTGGCGTCGCTGGTGGCGATGATTCTGGCGGTATTGGCTTTTTCATCGCCGTATCGTGTGCAGCGGCTGACCACTTTTCTTGATCCTTGGGCCGATCCCTTCGCCAGCGGTTTTCAATTGACACAGGCATTGATCGCTATCGGTCGCGGTGAGTGGTTTGGTGTTGGTCTCGGTGCCGGGGTACAGAAATTATTCTACCTGCCCGAGGCGCACACCGATTTCGTGTTCTCGGTATTGGCAGAAGAGCTTGGATTCATCGGTTCGGTATTGGTGATCGGTCTGTTTGTGATGCTGGTATTTCGTGCTTTTGCCATTGCGCGGCGGGCGGAGCAGGTTGGGGCGTATTTTATTGCCTACGTCGTGTATGGCGTAGCCTTGTGGATGGGTTTGCAGGCGTTTGTGAATATTGGCGTCAACATGGGTGTATTACCAACCAAGGGTTTGACATTGCCGCTGATGAGTTATGGTGGCAGTAGTGTGATTGTCAGCTGCGCAGCAGTGGCATTGTTGTTGCGCGCCGATCGTGAAACGCGGCAGATGGGGCGGCAGTCGGCGCGGGAGATGCTGCGATGACGGCCTGTGTCTTAATCATGGCAGGTGGTACGGGTGGCCATGTGTTTCCAGGGTTGGCAGTGGCTGACGAGTTGCGTGCCCGTGGTGTCGATGTCGTGTGGCTCGGTTCGCGCGGTGGGATGGAAGCGGAATTGGTGGCAAAGGCCGGTGTCGAGATGGAGTGCATCTCAATCAGCGGTCTGCGCGGCAAGGGAATCGGCGGCTGGCTGCTGGCGCCGTTTCGTTTGGCGACGGCATTGATACAATCGCTGGCCGTGATTATGCGCCGCCGTCCGGCAGTGATCTTGGGTATGGGCGGCTTTGTGGCGGGACCGGGTGGCGTGATGAGCTGGTTGCTGCGCAAACCCTTATTGATTCATGAACAGAATGCGATTGCCGGGTTGACCAACAAGTTATTGGCGAAGCTGGCCACCAAGGTGCTTGAGGCATTCCCCGGGACGTTTTCTGCAAGGGAAAATGTGATCGAGATTGGTAATCCGGTGCGTGCTGTGATTGCTGCATTGCCTGAGCCCGCAGTGCGTTTGGCGCAACGTCCTGCCCGTCTGCGATTGTTGATCGTCGGTGGTAGTCTCGGCGCGCAGGGATTGAATGAAGTTGTGCCACAAGCCGTTGCGAAAATGGCGCCAGAATTACGGCCGGAGATTTGGCATCAGGCAGGCAAGCGCAATATCGATGCCACGTGCGCGCAGTATCAAACTCTGAATGTCGAAGGTCGCGTTGAGCCGTTTATCGATGATATGGCTGCGGCGTATGGCTGGACAGATCTGGTGTTGTGTCGTAGCGGCGCGCTTACAGTATCTGAACTGGCGGCGGCGGGTGTGGCGGCAGTATTAGTGCCATTTCCGTTCGCCGTCGATGATCATCAAACGGCGAACGCAGCGTATCTCGCCAATGCGGGCGCCGCAATACTCGTCCAGCAGCGTGATTTGAGTGCAGCAGGGTTACAGGCTTTGTTGGAAGAATTTGCACGCGATTGCCAAACAGGCCGTGAACGGTTGTTGGCAATGGCGCAAAATGCGCGCCGCAAGGCAATGCCCAGTGCAGCGACACGGGTAGCGGATATTTGTTTGGAGGTGGCGCGTGCTTAATAAGGGAATGCGTCGGATTAAGCATATCCACTTTGTCGGCATCGGCGGTGCCGGTATGTCGGGGATTGCCGAGGTGTTGCATAACCTTGGCTACCGCGTTTCAGGCACCGATCTTGGTCAAAGCGCGACCACGCAGCGCTTGCAAAAAATGGGTATTGAAGTGGCCATCGGCCATGAAGCTAAGCACATTGCCGGTTGCGATGCGCTGGTGACATCCTCGGCCGTGACAGAAGATAACCCTGAAGTTGTCGCCGCGCATGAGCATCGAATCCCCGTTGTGCCGCGTGCCGAGATGCTGGCCGAATTGATGCGCTTCCGTTATGGCATCGCCGTGGCGGGGACGCACGGCAAAACAACGACGACCAGTCTGGTTGCCAGCGTGCTGGCAGAGGCCGGGCTTGATCCGACGTTTGTCATCGGTGGTCGTCTCAACAGCATCGGCGCCAACGCCCGTCTCGGTGGCGGTGAATATCTGGTCGCCGAAGCAGATGAGAGCGATGCTTCATTTTTATATCTGCAGCCAATGATCTCCATCGTCACCAACATTGACGTCGATCATATGAGCACCTATGGCGGTGATTATGGTCGCCTGCGCCAGACCTTCATCGATTTCCTGCATCACTTGCCGTTTTATGGGCTGGCGGTGTTGTGCATCGATGATCCGGGTGTGCGCGAGATTCTCGATCTCTGCGGCCGGCCGATGATTACCTACGGTTTTGCAGAAGATGCGGATTTGCGGGCGGTGGACGTCCGTCACGACAAGTCGGCGACGACGTTCAATGTAATTCGTGCCGATCGCAAAGATCCGATGGCGGTGACCTTGAATTTGCCCGGCCGTCACAACGTGCTCAACAGCTTGGCGGTGATCGCCGTGGCACACGAACTGGGTATCAGCGACGATATTATCGTGCGCGCCTTGGCCAA is a window of Gammaproteobacteria bacterium DNA encoding:
- a CDS encoding phospho-N-acetylmuramoyl-pentapeptide-transferase, with translation MLLYLTDWLAQYYKGFMVFQYLTLRAILGVLTALAICFMIGPAMIRKLSQYKVGQQIRELGPQSHFSKAGTPTMGGALILVSIAISTLLWGNLANRYLWVVLIVTLLYGVIGFYDDYKKLVLKDSRGLAAKYKYLWQSVIGLAAAVFLYTTAQTPAETQLLIPFMKNTAIDLGLMYILLVYFVVVGTSNAVNLTDGLDGLAILPTVMVAGALGIFAYVTGHIKFAEYLGIPHINGVGEVAIFCSAIVGAGLGFLWFNTYPAQVFMGDVGALALGGALGIIAVTVRQELILFVMGGVFVMETVSVIMQVVSFKLTGKRIFRMAPIHHHFELKGWPEPRVIVRFWIITVILVLIGLASLKIR
- a CDS encoding UDP-N-acetylmuramoyl-L-alanine--D-glutamate ligase, which produces MASEAVKTVIIGLGKTGLSCARYLTAQGYDITVVDSRKEPPGLEVLKTELPHIPVILGSFEPAVLAKAELLVISPGVPLNQPAIAEAVARGVPVVGDIELFAQTATAPVVAITGSNGKSTVTTLVYEMARQAGRNVRAGGNLGTPALDLLQDHEPDLYVLELSSFQLETTHSLNAVAATVLNISQDHLDRYQDMDEYIAAKYRIFQGGGVVIINLDDPVVNQWQLPGRNCLRFGLKEPELGSDFGLRQYQGESWLAQGNELLMPQKELRIAGMHNVANALAALALGAAIGLPCAAMIETLRVFKGLPHRCQWVAEQEGVTWYNDSKATNVGAAVAAINGMPGKVVLVAGGLGKGQDFRPLQPVAADKCRAVILIGKDAPQLKAALGDVVPVFFAANLGEVVAKARTLAQPGDAVLLSPACASFDMFSGYEDRGEQFAAAVLRTLM
- the ftsW gene encoding putative lipid II flippase FtsW, whose translation is MNWGSRTETSRLGFDPWLVGTIVLLLALGLVMVSSASLHLSERQFGDPWHYTIRQLAFIGMGVGVMLIIGRMPFAFWERIAPALLIAGIVMLALVLLPVLGREVNGAKRWLNLILFKLQVSELVKLFVIIYLAGYLVRRGDELRASVKGFVKPLALLGVISVLLLLEPDFGATTVIMLTALSMIFLAGVRLWQYGVLASLVAMILAVLAFSSPYRVQRLTTFLDPWADPFASGFQLTQALIAIGRGEWFGVGLGAGVQKLFYLPEAHTDFVFSVLAEELGFIGSVLVIGLFVMLVFRAFAIARRAEQVGAYFIAYVVYGVALWMGLQAFVNIGVNMGVLPTKGLTLPLMSYGGSSVIVSCAAVALLLRADRETRQMGRQSAREMLR
- the murG gene encoding undecaprenyldiphospho-muramoylpentapeptide beta-N-acetylglucosaminyltransferase, which produces MTACVLIMAGGTGGHVFPGLAVADELRARGVDVVWLGSRGGMEAELVAKAGVEMECISISGLRGKGIGGWLLAPFRLATALIQSLAVIMRRRPAVILGMGGFVAGPGGVMSWLLRKPLLIHEQNAIAGLTNKLLAKLATKVLEAFPGTFSARENVIEIGNPVRAVIAALPEPAVRLAQRPARLRLLIVGGSLGAQGLNEVVPQAVAKMAPELRPEIWHQAGKRNIDATCAQYQTLNVEGRVEPFIDDMAAAYGWTDLVLCRSGALTVSELAAAGVAAVLVPFPFAVDDHQTANAAYLANAGAAILVQQRDLSAAGLQALLEEFARDCQTGRERLLAMAQNARRKAMPSAATRVADICLEVARA
- the murC gene encoding UDP-N-acetylmuramate--L-alanine ligase, whose translation is MRRIKHIHFVGIGGAGMSGIAEVLHNLGYRVSGTDLGQSATTQRLQKMGIEVAIGHEAKHIAGCDALVTSSAVTEDNPEVVAAHEHRIPVVPRAEMLAELMRFRYGIAVAGTHGKTTTTSLVASVLAEAGLDPTFVIGGRLNSIGANARLGGGEYLVAEADESDASFLYLQPMISIVTNIDVDHMSTYGGDYGRLRQTFIDFLHHLPFYGLAVLCIDDPGVREILDLCGRPMITYGFAEDADLRAVDVRHDKSATTFNVIRADRKDPMAVTLNLPGRHNVLNSLAVIAVAHELGISDDIIVRALANFQGIGRRFQINGEIQTAKGKVMLVDDYGHHPREVAATVAAIRAGWPGRRIVVAFQPHRYSRTRDLFEDFTVVLSEIDVLLLLEVYPAGEAPIPGADSRSLSRAIRARGQVDPVFVESPDEMAATLLGVIKDGDIVLTLGAGNIGAAAAKLAANLAGGSA